Proteins encoded within one genomic window of Sulfurovum sp. XGS-02:
- a CDS encoding MFS transporter translates to MKPANRFFSPLLGGYYFFYFALVGIYVIFLPKVLLDLGYSPLEVGIIFSAAPFMRFLLPFVFRHLLSLSPKVYQLSLFFTFVGTLLFLATVQDFWIYLAANLLFGAAMGISLPYVETIALASLSRHIYGKVRLWGSLGFMGIALWLGKVLDSPYEALYYLSAVAFLTLLFGAMLTRYDTVSHSTPQEDASFSLTQYWAFWVSVFLMQVGFGGFYNFFTIYETAHGVSLEMTSWMWSFGVICEIFMYYFQGPLLQRNLLRILQFATLVTALRWMILYLFPDSILLTFASQSLHAIGFALYHTAAITYVFSLYTQKKLAQQFFLGIAFGLGGSVGAVLSGQLYGAYLFLIESVITFMAFAILFIHQKRKESVTA, encoded by the coding sequence ATGAAACCGGCAAACAGATTTTTTTCACCGCTTTTAGGGGGCTACTATTTTTTTTACTTTGCCCTTGTCGGTATCTATGTTATTTTCCTGCCAAAAGTGTTGCTGGACCTGGGGTATTCACCTTTGGAAGTGGGTATCATTTTTTCGGCTGCCCCTTTCATGCGTTTTTTGCTCCCTTTTGTGTTTCGGCATCTTCTCTCCCTGAGCCCCAAGGTCTACCAACTTTCCCTCTTCTTCACCTTTGTCGGTACCTTGCTTTTTTTGGCCACGGTACAGGATTTTTGGATCTATCTTGCAGCAAACCTTCTTTTTGGAGCCGCAATGGGGATCTCTCTTCCTTATGTCGAGACCATCGCTCTGGCTTCTTTGTCCAGACATATTTACGGTAAAGTACGCCTATGGGGTTCTCTTGGCTTTATGGGTATTGCACTGTGGCTGGGGAAAGTACTTGACTCACCGTATGAAGCACTCTATTACTTGAGTGCCGTTGCGTTTTTAACCCTTCTTTTTGGCGCTATGCTGACAAGATATGACACGGTCTCCCACTCCACCCCACAGGAAGATGCCTCATTTTCACTCACACAATACTGGGCATTTTGGGTTTCTGTCTTTTTAATGCAGGTAGGTTTTGGCGGTTTCTATAACTTTTTTACCATTTATGAAACCGCACATGGTGTATCACTTGAAATGACAAGTTGGATGTGGAGTTTCGGGGTGATATGTGAAATTTTTATGTACTATTTTCAAGGCCCTCTTCTACAGAGGAACCTGCTTCGCATTCTGCAGTTTGCTACACTGGTCACGGCACTCAGGTGGATGATATTGTATCTCTTTCCGGACTCGATCCTCTTGACCTTTGCCTCCCAATCCCTGCATGCCATCGGTTTTGCACTCTACCATACTGCGGCCATCACTTATGTCTTTTCACTCTATACCCAGAAAAAACTTGCACAACAGTTTTTTCTGGGTATTGCATTCGGGCTGGGAGGCTCAGTAGGGGCTGTTCTTTCCGGTCAGCTCTATGGCGCATATCTTTTCTTGATCGAGTCTGTCATCACTTTTATGGCATTTGCCATCTTGTTCATACATCAAAAACGTAAAGAGAGTGTAACCGCATGA
- a CDS encoding RDD family protein, whose amino-acid sequence MAKQRFREIKQGKVQAEIPKPKALSNQNDYASSGVKVKAFLTDAFMLLMPIMYIVFYLVMDGREDFAEHKMLGWIYILLPLVILQTLFMYKTGQTPGYRAYNITLIDEHTKKRPSLFIILFRNLAAILSLFTFLGWIVMFFRKDNKTLHDLLSATAVVNKK is encoded by the coding sequence ATGGCTAAACAGCGTTTTAGAGAGATCAAACAGGGGAAGGTCCAAGCAGAGATACCCAAACCGAAAGCGTTATCAAATCAGAACGATTATGCCTCATCCGGTGTGAAAGTAAAAGCCTTTTTGACCGATGCTTTCATGCTTCTCATGCCTATCATGTATATTGTTTTTTACCTTGTGATGGATGGCAGAGAGGATTTTGCCGAACATAAAATGCTAGGCTGGATCTATATACTCCTCCCTTTGGTCATCCTGCAGACGCTTTTTATGTATAAGACGGGACAAACACCTGGGTATCGTGCCTACAACATTACGCTCATTGATGAACATACCAAAAAGAGGCCTTCCCTTTTCATCATCCTCTTTAGAAATCTTGCTGCGATCCTTTCACTCTTCACCTTTTTGGGCTGGATAGTGATGTTTTTTAGGAAAGACAACAAGACACTGCATGACCTCTTGTCTGCAACAGCGGTTGTCAACAAAAAATGA
- a CDS encoding TIGR04219 family outer membrane beta-barrel protein: MLNIKKVAPFILLLTLNQLHADTAGGEISLGFFNHQPNGNASYKGSAVDIEDTLGFSEEQDTFIKAYLEHPLPFIPNLKLGYTALSHEGSSSVNEFTWGDTTYNGTIESSLSLDMSDVTLYYEFLDNWAETDAGLTFRYVSGDIAVHSSVSRDVADFSAWVPMLYGKVRFTLPATDLSFQLEANAISYWDITAYDYELSARYTLAMGVGLEAGYKAFHLESDELLNGFDANVDFSGPYAAAIWDF, translated from the coding sequence ATGTTAAATATAAAAAAAGTTGCACCCTTCATACTGCTGCTCACGCTAAACCAGCTTCATGCCGATACCGCAGGGGGAGAGATCTCCCTTGGTTTTTTCAACCATCAGCCAAACGGAAACGCTTCTTATAAAGGAAGCGCTGTAGATATTGAAGATACGCTGGGCTTCAGTGAAGAACAGGATACCTTTATCAAAGCCTATTTGGAACACCCTTTACCGTTCATCCCCAATCTGAAATTGGGATATACTGCACTTTCACATGAGGGAAGCAGCAGTGTCAATGAGTTCACATGGGGAGATACTACCTATAATGGTACGATAGAGAGCAGCCTCTCACTTGACATGAGCGATGTCACACTCTATTATGAATTCCTGGATAATTGGGCCGAGACAGATGCCGGACTTACCTTCAGATATGTCTCTGGGGATATAGCTGTGCACAGCAGTGTGAGCCGTGATGTTGCAGACTTTTCAGCCTGGGTGCCGATGCTCTATGGCAAAGTACGTTTTACTCTGCCTGCCACGGATCTCTCTTTTCAGCTTGAGGCCAATGCCATCAGCTACTGGGATATCACCGCTTATGATTATGAACTCTCTGCCCGATATACCCTGGCTATGGGAGTGGGTCTTGAAGCCGGGTATAAGGCATTCCACCTGGAGAGTGATGAATTGCTCAACGGGTTTGATGCGAACGTGGACTTCTCGGGGCCTTATGCCGCTGCTATTTGGGATTTTTAA
- a CDS encoding type II secretion system F family protein, whose protein sequence is MLFKYKGFDKTGKKVKGTVTASSEEEAGQKLRTQNIYHEGLIPTKEFSLEAFAKRQMPGELLSTFSKELSSYLKSGMTILTAVKLLENQHEGEKKYVSFLNSVKTMIDEGKSLYHALNTQKVYALPEFFLQSLNVAGQGGKMVEVLTNMGNFFSAQNKVKKQVKGAMVYPAFIFTFAIGMTSFLIAFVVPKITGIFEDTGQVLPPITQFVLGLSDFLTAHYIAIIVVILSVILMFKIAYAKIETFHRTIDSILLKIPVLGPLIQNHELGRFSYILSLMLSSGVAYAQAVQLAKATFANHGLRDLFEKASVKVLEGNKLSNALQMSKGVKLKRNFMQSLALGEESSEVAQILDNTSALYAEENEDKLKLLLSLLEPFMMLFIGVVVGIIVAAMLLPIFTMTQGLQ, encoded by the coding sequence ATGCTTTTTAAGTACAAAGGGTTTGACAAAACAGGAAAAAAGGTCAAAGGTACTGTTACGGCAAGTTCTGAGGAAGAAGCAGGACAGAAACTTCGTACACAAAATATCTATCATGAAGGGCTTATACCTACCAAAGAGTTTTCACTCGAAGCCTTTGCCAAACGTCAAATGCCGGGAGAACTGCTGAGTACTTTTTCCAAAGAACTCTCCTCTTATCTCAAGTCTGGCATGACCATACTGACTGCTGTCAAGCTTCTTGAGAACCAGCATGAAGGCGAAAAAAAATATGTCTCTTTTCTCAACTCAGTCAAAACTATGATCGATGAAGGAAAGTCTCTCTACCATGCACTCAATACCCAAAAGGTCTATGCCCTGCCCGAGTTCTTTCTTCAAAGTCTCAACGTTGCCGGACAAGGGGGGAAAATGGTCGAAGTTCTCACGAACATGGGCAATTTCTTCTCTGCCCAGAACAAAGTCAAAAAACAGGTCAAGGGAGCGATGGTATATCCTGCTTTCATTTTTACCTTTGCCATAGGGATGACCTCTTTTCTGATCGCTTTTGTGGTACCCAAGATCACGGGGATTTTTGAAGATACCGGCCAGGTGCTTCCCCCGATCACGCAATTTGTACTGGGGCTAAGTGATTTTTTGACCGCCCATTATATTGCTATCATTGTAGTGATCCTCTCTGTGATCCTTATGTTTAAAATTGCCTATGCAAAAATAGAGACCTTTCATCGAACCATTGATTCCATACTGCTGAAGATACCTGTTCTGGGACCACTGATCCAAAATCATGAACTTGGGAGGTTTTCGTACATCCTCTCACTGATGCTCAGCTCAGGTGTTGCCTATGCCCAGGCAGTACAGCTTGCCAAGGCGACTTTTGCGAATCACGGCTTACGTGACCTGTTTGAAAAAGCATCTGTGAAAGTGCTTGAAGGAAATAAACTCTCCAATGCACTTCAAATGTCAAAAGGCGTAAAACTCAAACGTAATTTTATGCAATCTTTGGCCCTGGGAGAAGAGTCCAGTGAAGTCGCACAGATCCTGGACAATACCTCTGCACTCTATGCTGAAGAGAATGAAGACAAACTCAAACTGCTCCTCAGTCTGCTTGAGCCGTTCATGATGCTCTTTATCGGTGTGGTTGTGGGTATCATCGTAGCAGCAATGCTTCTGCCTATCTTTACTATGACACAAGGATTACAATAA
- a CDS encoding prepilin-type N-terminal cleavage/methylation domain-containing protein, which yields MPTIKRYNVSKGFSLLELLIVILIISMVYFLGFEGVEIGKQKPKALTPLNLKSNIISSELYSGEGTLLCIDQCRSCYFRPDLSSPFGEYTSPVDLTNIQAYTLDSYEALTPIEYGRYQDQQICLIMDFFKNGSSTQIILKNSEESYFLPAFFGEPQRFSTPEEAKKYWLRNTTLASDSGAFY from the coding sequence ATGCCCACCATTAAGAGATATAACGTGAGCAAAGGGTTCTCTCTTTTAGAGCTTCTTATCGTTATTCTCATTATCTCTATGGTCTATTTTCTTGGTTTTGAAGGGGTGGAAATAGGTAAACAAAAACCCAAAGCGCTCACGCCCCTTAACCTTAAATCCAACATTATCTCCTCAGAACTCTATAGCGGGGAAGGTACGCTTCTCTGTATCGACCAGTGCCGTTCCTGTTACTTCAGGCCGGATCTCTCCTCTCCGTTTGGGGAATATACAAGTCCTGTAGACCTTACCAATATCCAAGCCTATACACTAGACAGCTATGAAGCACTGACCCCTATCGAGTATGGGCGGTATCAAGATCAACAAATCTGCCTGATCATGGATTTTTTCAAGAACGGAAGCTCTACCCAGATCATTTTAAAAAATAGTGAGGAGAGTTATTTCCTTCCTGCGTTTTTCGGAGAGCCCCAACGCTTTTCTACACCAGAAGAGGCAAAAAAGTATTGGTTGAGAAACACGACTTTAGCTTCTGACAGCGGAGCGTTCTATTGA
- the gspG gene encoding type II secretion system major pseudopilin GspG, with amino-acid sequence MKKNMQLRAGFSLIELLIVIVILGGLVAVVAPGLMDAADEAKRDTVCLKMNDLGKRLDMFKLDNGTYPETEEGFEALLSNPDPDKYPNYRTKPYLKEMPKDSWKTPFIYINKGDEFELISFAADRKEGGEESNRDILFSECNK; translated from the coding sequence ATGAAAAAAAACATGCAACTGAGAGCCGGTTTCTCTCTTATAGAACTACTCATCGTGATCGTTATTCTTGGGGGTCTTGTTGCTGTTGTGGCACCGGGGCTTATGGATGCTGCCGATGAGGCCAAAAGAGATACAGTCTGTCTAAAAATGAACGATCTAGGCAAGAGACTCGACATGTTTAAACTTGATAACGGGACCTACCCCGAAACAGAAGAGGGTTTCGAAGCACTCTTAAGTAATCCCGATCCGGATAAATATCCTAACTATCGTACAAAACCTTACCTCAAAGAGATGCCTAAAGACTCATGGAAAACACCTTTTATCTATATCAATAAAGGAGATGAATTCGAACTCATCTCCTTTGCTGCTGACAGAAAAGAGGGTGGAGAAGAGAGCAATAGAGATATCCTCTTTAGCGAATGTAACAAATAA
- a CDS encoding PDZ domain-containing protein, with protein MKHLFKPEVTKWFWSLLILLLVVKMAWFTVELLWLPTMGVEHSEKRGPKALYYRVKLSPNDAAAPTTRRPVQTAGRIQDIKLLAVYNASDVTVVTVEYKRTTKVLAKGEAINGFVLEGAGSNYATFSKDAKTYQINLIVSRKGEGSIKSAQPSAASASTANQVEGEVIDAGDHKIVDRSLLDHYAKNMDDIYKNIGIREIKKGKVLEGFSISFIRKGSPFAKLGIQRGDVIKSINGQKIDSYNAAFDVYKNIANIDNLTLVIQRGKEEMELEYEVN; from the coding sequence ATGAAACATCTTTTTAAACCTGAAGTAACCAAATGGTTCTGGTCACTACTGATCCTACTGCTCGTGGTTAAAATGGCTTGGTTTACCGTTGAACTGTTATGGCTGCCGACCATGGGAGTAGAACATAGTGAAAAACGGGGGCCCAAAGCCCTTTACTATAGGGTCAAGTTAAGCCCTAATGATGCAGCGGCACCTACGACAAGGAGACCTGTACAAACTGCAGGAAGGATTCAAGATATCAAACTTTTGGCTGTCTATAATGCCTCAGATGTCACTGTCGTGACGGTGGAGTACAAACGTACAACAAAAGTGCTTGCTAAAGGCGAAGCGATCAATGGATTTGTCCTCGAAGGTGCAGGGAGCAACTATGCGACCTTCAGTAAAGATGCAAAAACCTACCAGATCAATCTGATCGTCAGCAGAAAAGGTGAGGGGAGCATCAAAAGTGCTCAGCCTTCAGCGGCTTCAGCCTCTACTGCAAATCAAGTTGAAGGCGAGGTGATAGATGCAGGTGATCATAAGATCGTAGATCGCTCACTGCTGGACCATTATGCGAAAAATATGGATGATATCTATAAGAACATTGGTATCAGAGAGATCAAAAAGGGTAAAGTGCTGGAAGGGTTCAGTATCTCCTTTATCAGAAAAGGATCACCTTTTGCGAAGCTCGGGATCCAAAGAGGTGATGTGATCAAATCTATCAATGGTCAAAAGATAGACAGCTACAATGCTGCTTTTGATGTCTATAAAAATATTGCAAATATCGATAACCTGACATTGGTTATTCAAAGAGGTAAAGAAGAAATGGAGTTAGAATATGAAGTTAACTAA
- the gspD gene encoding type II secretion system secretin GspD — protein MKLTKIVLSILLVLSVGSYAEEETVDVNFRDLSVKDFIEMVSKITQKNILIEAEPTGKINFVSTKPIKKSALFSLANSILGGKGLTIIDQGEYYKVVKGTDAAGEGLEVSSSIKGETMKTVMFPLRNTNAAVLRAKIKPLLDRSAKVISFKENNVLAITATPRVLESIAKVINAVETTGEKRSVVIKLKNSLVKDVFANAQNMSKKIFPQTIESEKVDVFKDDATNSIILVGNPKNNNRMIKYIKQLDIQGESTTQKMYVIRLKNSNVEEMEKIMSKLISQMNDVAMKTPVKGAEPPSKAMVVSDIERNALILLATAEQMKNIRDTINRIDIPKVQVYVKAKIVEVDSNMAQQVGLKYGFNGGAITSNGLYTLAGNMGASALQISPALLGFLNANTNNFEGFDANGNPIYSNDPAFSFDAVDKVFALGATLDLLQNNGAARILSEPSVLCTNNKEAEIYVGQTMSILTQAQQSTTGVSNVVNNYSREDIGLSLKVKPRLSSNNKVTLEVETVLEDIDPSSAQMADRPTTTKRTVKTNAIVNNGEMIILGGLIKRTGGKGISKVPLLGDIPVLGELFKHTSDIEQEQNVVIYLTPYIVRESGDLQKLKSMLAELEEVQGRYNTFFNEALEEKTGISAEEAIVPASRRIQRKPKSNLSILEEV, from the coding sequence ATGAAGTTAACTAAAATTGTATTGAGTATATTATTGGTATTGTCTGTAGGATCCTATGCTGAAGAAGAGACGGTAGATGTAAACTTTCGTGACCTAAGCGTAAAGGACTTCATTGAGATGGTCTCCAAGATCACACAAAAGAACATCTTGATCGAGGCGGAGCCCACAGGAAAGATCAATTTTGTCTCCACCAAGCCTATCAAAAAAAGTGCACTCTTCTCTTTGGCGAACTCGATACTCGGGGGTAAAGGGTTAACGATTATAGACCAGGGTGAGTATTACAAGGTGGTAAAAGGTACCGATGCAGCGGGAGAGGGGCTTGAAGTAAGCAGCTCTATAAAGGGTGAGACGATGAAAACGGTCATGTTCCCGTTAAGGAACACCAACGCTGCAGTACTTCGTGCAAAGATCAAACCTCTTTTGGACAGAAGTGCAAAAGTGATCTCTTTTAAAGAGAATAATGTTTTGGCCATTACCGCTACGCCGAGGGTATTGGAATCGATCGCAAAAGTGATCAATGCGGTCGAAACAACGGGTGAAAAAAGATCAGTGGTGATCAAATTGAAAAACTCTTTGGTCAAAGATGTTTTTGCCAATGCACAAAATATGTCGAAGAAGATTTTCCCGCAAACGATCGAGAGTGAAAAGGTCGATGTGTTTAAAGATGATGCGACAAATTCGATCATACTGGTGGGTAATCCTAAAAATAACAACCGTATGATAAAGTATATCAAACAGCTCGATATTCAAGGTGAAAGCACCACACAAAAGATGTATGTCATCAGACTCAAAAACTCCAATGTCGAAGAGATGGAGAAGATCATGAGCAAATTGATCTCCCAGATGAATGATGTGGCAATGAAGACACCTGTTAAAGGGGCAGAGCCGCCAAGTAAGGCTATGGTGGTATCCGATATCGAAAGAAATGCACTGATCTTGCTTGCAACAGCAGAACAGATGAAGAACATTAGAGACACGATAAACAGGATCGATATCCCTAAAGTACAAGTGTATGTCAAAGCGAAGATCGTTGAGGTGGATAGCAATATGGCCCAACAGGTAGGATTAAAATACGGATTTAACGGCGGGGCTATTACTTCCAATGGTCTCTATACACTTGCAGGGAATATGGGGGCTTCGGCACTGCAGATCTCTCCAGCGCTTCTGGGCTTTTTGAATGCCAATACAAACAACTTTGAAGGATTTGATGCAAATGGTAATCCGATCTACTCTAACGACCCTGCCTTCTCGTTTGATGCCGTCGATAAGGTCTTTGCCCTGGGTGCAACACTTGACCTCTTGCAAAACAATGGTGCCGCACGTATTCTTAGCGAACCCTCTGTGCTGTGTACCAACAACAAAGAAGCAGAGATCTATGTCGGTCAGACGATGTCCATCTTGACACAGGCACAGCAATCCACGACAGGTGTCTCCAATGTGGTCAACAACTATTCAAGAGAGGATATCGGTCTGAGTCTCAAAGTCAAACCAAGGCTCTCGAGCAACAATAAGGTCACTTTGGAAGTCGAGACAGTACTGGAAGATATCGATCCCTCTTCAGCACAAATGGCAGATCGTCCAACGACCACAAAAAGAACGGTGAAGACCAATGCGATCGTGAACAACGGCGAGATGATCATTTTGGGTGGATTGATCAAGAGAACAGGGGGTAAAGGGATCTCTAAAGTGCCATTGTTGGGAGATATTCCGGTCTTAGGGGAGCTGTTCAAGCACACTTCAGATATAGAGCAGGAACAGAATGTTGTCATCTATCTCACTCCATATATCGTGAGAGAAAGCGGCGACCTTCAGAAGTTGAAAAGTATGCTGGCTGAACTCGAAGAGGTACAGGGCAGATATAATACTTTCTTCAACGAAGCACTCGAAGAAAAAACAGGTATCTCTGCGGAAGAGGCTATTGTCCCTGCGAGCAGAAGGATACAGAGAAAACCTAAAAGCAATTTAAGTATCTTAGAGGAAGTATAA
- a CDS encoding GspE/PulE family protein, translated as MHFPRLQDVNLDPLWEEEINHKLAIKHALLFSMINDVKTCIVEEKTLGDALNYLSKLSLDYPITLVDAESFERLKNKFLEIQTGSDFEEMGTTSEELIEVESDLLEFIRNSQDLLSSEESAPIIKLVNSLFFQALQKGASDIHIESGEKKGEVRLRIDGALKKHLDLDKSIVTLVINRIKVISNLDISEKRVPQDGRTQLAISGKSIDVRVSILPTYHGERVVMRILAQTEHIPTLESLGFVDEITQDLYRLLNHAHGMILVTGPTGSGKSTTLHACLQHVSTPDKNIITVEDPVEYNADNISQIQVNSKVGLTFAAGLRSILRQDPDIIMVGEIRDNETAEIALRSALTGHLLLSTLHTNDATSALSRLMDMGIANFLVSSTLLGVLAQRLTRKLCVHCKAETKLAPAIAQEIGVPEEKLFFKAVGCKACDFTGYKGRQAIGELFIIDDKVKKMMKDDFNDHQIREAMKKDGMKTIADKLKEMLLEGQTSYEEAIRVGLMDG; from the coding sequence ATGCATTTCCCTCGCCTTCAGGATGTAAACCTTGATCCTCTCTGGGAAGAAGAGATCAACCATAAGCTAGCGATCAAGCACGCTTTGCTCTTTTCTATGATCAATGATGTCAAAACTTGTATCGTTGAGGAAAAGACGCTGGGAGATGCACTGAACTATCTCTCAAAACTCTCGTTAGACTATCCTATCACACTCGTGGATGCTGAGAGCTTTGAACGCTTAAAAAATAAATTTCTGGAGATCCAGACAGGATCTGATTTTGAAGAGATGGGAACGACCTCTGAAGAGCTTATAGAGGTTGAATCCGACCTGCTTGAGTTTATCCGTAACTCCCAGGACCTGCTTTCAAGTGAAGAGTCTGCACCTATCATCAAACTGGTCAATTCACTCTTCTTCCAAGCCCTCCAGAAAGGGGCAAGTGATATTCACATTGAAAGCGGAGAGAAGAAGGGTGAAGTACGTTTACGTATAGACGGTGCGCTCAAAAAACATTTGGATCTTGATAAAAGCATCGTTACACTGGTCATTAACCGTATCAAGGTCATATCAAACCTGGATATCTCTGAGAAAAGAGTGCCTCAGGACGGGCGTACACAGTTGGCGATCTCCGGGAAAAGTATCGATGTAAGGGTTTCCATTCTTCCTACCTACCACGGGGAAAGGGTCGTGATGCGGATCCTTGCACAAACAGAGCATATCCCGACACTAGAATCTTTAGGTTTCGTGGATGAGATCACGCAGGACCTTTATAGACTGCTCAACCATGCACACGGTATGATACTGGTAACCGGCCCTACAGGTTCAGGTAAATCAACCACACTGCATGCCTGTCTGCAGCATGTATCGACACCGGATAAGAATATCATTACCGTAGAAGATCCGGTGGAGTACAATGCTGACAACATCTCCCAGATACAGGTAAACAGCAAAGTTGGACTTACCTTTGCCGCAGGATTGCGTTCTATTTTGAGACAAGACCCGGACATTATCATGGTAGGGGAGATACGTGATAATGAAACAGCAGAGATCGCCTTGCGTTCAGCATTGACCGGACACCTGCTTCTCTCCACCCTGCATACCAATGATGCAACATCAGCCTTAAGCCGTTTGATGGACATGGGTATCGCAAACTTTCTTGTCTCTTCCACGCTTTTGGGCGTACTGGCCCAAAGGCTTACACGTAAACTCTGTGTGCACTGTAAAGCGGAGACAAAGCTTGCCCCTGCAATCGCACAAGAGATTGGTGTGCCTGAGGAGAAGCTCTTCTTCAAAGCCGTAGGGTGTAAAGCGTGTGACTTTACAGGCTATAAAGGCAGACAGGCCATTGGAGAACTTTTTATTATTGATGATAAGGTCAAAAAAATGATGAAAGATGATTTTAATGACCATCAGATCAGAGAAGCGATGAAGAAAGATGGGATGAAAACCATCGCCGACAAGCTCAAAGAGATGCTGTTAGAGGGTCAGACAAGTTATGAAGAAGCGATCCGCGTCGGACTTATGGACGGTTAA
- a CDS encoding type II secretion system protein J yields MINRKAFTLLEVLISIALMGIVIVALFSSVDMMRDSNQQLAQYLEKSKKTTNATKVLYMDMIDSDGNITITKDEFSRLCIGETRNSLYALPSAKVCWIVLKKENTLARIEGNAYHLPLRSEERVEIDPVMTGIEVFDIYHEKDKILVLIQQQGQEPISFMLQGITKPGEKKAPVDKNATTAPPSIPL; encoded by the coding sequence ATGATTAACCGTAAAGCGTTCACCCTTTTAGAAGTGCTTATATCCATCGCCCTTATGGGTATCGTGATCGTAGCCCTTTTCTCTTCAGTCGATATGATGCGAGACTCCAATCAGCAACTTGCCCAATACTTGGAAAAGTCTAAAAAAACCACCAATGCCACTAAAGTATTGTATATGGATATGATAGATTCTGATGGCAATATCACGATCACAAAAGATGAATTCAGCAGGCTCTGCATCGGGGAGACACGAAATTCCCTTTATGCGCTGCCTTCAGCTAAAGTCTGTTGGATCGTGCTTAAAAAAGAGAATACACTCGCACGTATAGAAGGCAATGCGTACCATTTACCCCTGCGCTCAGAAGAGAGAGTTGAAATCGATCCTGTCATGACAGGGATAGAGGTCTTTGATATCTACCATGAAAAAGACAAGATCCTGGTACTGATACAGCAGCAAGGACAAGAGCCCATCAGTTTTATGTTACAAGGTATTACCAAGCCTGGGGAAAAGAAAGCACCTGTAGATAAAAATGCGACGACTGCTCCGCCGTCAATACCCCTCTAA